One genomic region from Yersinia canariae encodes:
- the uspE gene encoding universal stress protein UspE, whose product MAKYQNILVAIDPNQDDQPALRRAVYLVRRNGGTIKAFLAIYDLSYDMTTLLSPDERTAMRKGVISQRSAWISEQCRFYLDEGIPIEIKVVWHNRPYEAIIQEVLKFKHDLLLKMAHQHDRLESIIFTPTDWHLLRKCPCPVWMVKDQPWPENGTALVAVNLSSEDPLHDPLNLHLVKETRELAEHVNQTEVHLISAYPVTPINIAIELPDFDPSVYNDAIRGQHLVAMKALRQQFGIDEKFTHVEKGLPEEVIPDLAEHLHAGVVVLGTLGRTGLSAAFIGNTTEHVIDHLKCDLLAIKPEGFTCPIESNEDQDDIE is encoded by the coding sequence ATGGCAAAGTATCAGAATATTCTGGTTGCTATTGACCCAAATCAGGATGATCAACCTGCATTAAGACGTGCAGTCTATCTTGTGCGACGCAATGGCGGCACAATCAAAGCATTTTTGGCTATTTACGATCTGTCCTATGACATGACTACCCTGCTGTCACCCGATGAGCGCACGGCTATGCGCAAAGGGGTTATCAGCCAGCGCTCAGCATGGATAAGTGAGCAGTGTCGGTTCTATCTTGATGAAGGGATCCCGATTGAAATCAAAGTGGTATGGCATAATCGTCCCTATGAAGCCATTATTCAGGAAGTCCTGAAATTTAAGCATGATTTGTTGCTAAAAATGGCGCATCAGCATGACCGCCTTGAATCCATTATTTTCACCCCGACTGACTGGCATTTATTACGTAAATGTCCTTGCCCAGTTTGGATGGTAAAAGACCAGCCTTGGCCGGAAAATGGCACCGCATTGGTGGCCGTCAACCTCTCAAGTGAAGATCCCCTGCATGACCCACTTAATCTGCATTTAGTTAAAGAAACCAGAGAACTCGCGGAGCATGTCAATCAAACTGAGGTGCACCTGATAAGCGCTTACCCGGTGACACCGATTAATATCGCCATCGAATTGCCTGATTTTGATCCGAGTGTTTATAACGATGCCATTCGTGGTCAGCATTTAGTGGCAATGAAAGCATTACGTCAGCAGTTTGGTATTGATGAAAAATTTACTCATGTAGAAAAAGGTTTGCCTGAGGAAGTTATTCCTGATCTGGCGGAACATCTGCATGCCGGGGTAGTGGTACTGGGGACCTTGGGACGGACTGGATTATCAGCGGCTTTTATTGGCAATACGACAGAACATGTTATCGATCATCTTAAATGTGATTTGTTAGCGATTAAACCGGAAGGATTTACGTGCCCGATTGAAAGCAATGAAGATCAAGACGATATCGAGTAA
- the fucP gene encoding L-fucose:H+ symporter permease codes for MRLNTVQLPDGYLNKTPLFQFILLSCLFPLWGCAASLNDILITQFKSVFALSDFASALVQSAFYGGYFLIAIPASLVIKKSSYKVAILIGLTLYIVGCTLFYPASHMATYTMFLAAIFAIAIGLSFLETAANTYSSMIGHKDYATLRLNISQTFYPIGALMGIVLGKYLVFQEGDSLQNQMASMTPEQIHEFRLSMLEHTLEPYKYLIFVLLLVMLLFVITRYPHCKPQDDSNKKVAQPSLKETLKYLAGNSRFKKGIVAQFLYVGMQVAVWSFTIRLALNLGASNERDASNFMIYSFICFFIGKFVANFLMTRFKAEKVLIAYSILGALTLLYVVCVANFTAVYAAVFVSVLFGPCWATIYAGTLDTVDNKYTEVAGAIIVMSIVGAAVVPALQGFVSDHLGSMQHAFMVSLLCFVYVGFYFWGELRNKQRVNAATLANNES; via the coding sequence ATGCGCCTTAATACCGTTCAACTGCCCGATGGCTATTTAAATAAAACACCCTTATTCCAGTTTATTTTGCTTTCCTGCTTATTCCCGCTTTGGGGATGTGCAGCCAGTCTGAATGATATTTTAATTACTCAATTTAAGAGTGTTTTTGCATTGAGTGATTTCGCCAGCGCACTGGTACAAAGCGCCTTTTATGGTGGCTATTTTTTGATAGCTATCCCTGCGTCATTAGTGATTAAAAAAAGCAGTTATAAAGTTGCTATATTGATCGGGTTAACCCTTTATATTGTCGGCTGCACTTTGTTCTATCCGGCATCGCATATGGCAACCTACACCATGTTTCTGGCTGCTATTTTTGCCATTGCCATTGGCCTAAGTTTCCTTGAAACTGCGGCGAACACCTACAGTTCCATGATTGGTCATAAAGACTATGCGACGTTGCGGCTTAATATCAGCCAGACGTTTTATCCCATCGGCGCATTGATGGGAATAGTATTAGGGAAATATCTGGTATTTCAGGAAGGGGACAGTTTACAAAATCAGATGGCATCCATGACACCAGAACAGATTCATGAATTCCGTCTTAGCATGCTAGAACATACATTAGAACCTTATAAATACCTGATTTTCGTCCTATTACTGGTAATGCTGCTGTTTGTTATTACGCGTTATCCGCATTGCAAACCGCAAGATGATAGTAATAAGAAAGTAGCGCAACCTTCATTAAAAGAAACACTGAAATACCTGGCGGGAAACAGCCGTTTTAAAAAAGGAATTGTGGCTCAGTTCCTTTATGTGGGTATGCAAGTCGCGGTATGGTCCTTTACTATTCGTTTGGCATTAAATCTGGGTGCATCAAATGAGCGAGATGCTTCAAACTTTATGATCTACAGCTTTATTTGTTTCTTTATTGGTAAATTTGTCGCTAATTTCTTAATGACCCGTTTTAAAGCTGAGAAAGTATTAATTGCTTATTCCATCTTAGGGGCGTTAACCCTGCTATATGTGGTCTGTGTCGCTAACTTTACCGCAGTTTATGCGGCGGTATTTGTCAGTGTCTTATTCGGGCCTTGCTGGGCGACTATTTATGCCGGCACTCTGGATACCGTGGACAATAAATATACTGAAGTTGCTGGGGCCATTATTGTCATGTCAATCGTTGGTGCCGCAGTCGTACCGGCATTGCAAGGCTTTGTCTCTGACCATTTGGGTTCAATGCAACATGCCTTTATGGTGTCATTATTGTGTTTCGTCTACGTTGGTTTCTATTTTTGGGGTGAACTGCGCAATAAGCAGCGAGTCAATGCGGCAACATTGGCAAACAATGAATCCTAA
- the phoA gene encoding alkaline phosphatase, which produces MQNRVSTLSGIALSTLILSSSLFAHNAVAAATGLYDRSAHGDITQFGGARRLTEDQTQALRDSLSNTTAKNVILLIGDGMGDSEITSARNYAMGAGGFFKGIDALPLTGQYTHYSLDKKTQKPDYVTDSAASATAWSSGVKTYNGALGVDVFGKDHVTLLELAKKAGKATGNVSTAELQDATPAAQFAHVTGRKCYGPEETSEKCSTNALENGGRGSITEQMIEGRADVTLGGGSKSFSQLAKAGEWKDKSLRDQALARGYVIVENLDDLNAIKHADQQKPLLGLFSPGNMPVRWQGPKASYHGNVDKPPVVCENNAERTKDIPTLAVMTEKAIDLLKTNKNGFFLQVEGASIDKQDHAANPCGQFGETVDLDEAVQKALEFARADGNTLVIVTADHAHSSQIIEADAKAPGLTQALTTKDGAVMAISYGNSEDDSQGHTGTQLRIAAYGPHAANVVGLTDQTDLFFTMRDAMAIK; this is translated from the coding sequence ATGCAGAACCGCGTATCCACTTTGTCCGGCATAGCCTTATCAACCCTGATACTAAGCAGCTCTCTATTCGCCCACAATGCTGTTGCTGCTGCCACCGGTTTATATGATCGCAGCGCCCACGGTGATATTACCCAATTTGGTGGTGCTCGCCGTTTGACAGAAGATCAAACTCAGGCCCTTCGTGATTCACTGTCCAACACAACAGCAAAAAATGTCATTCTGCTGATTGGAGATGGGATGGGGGACTCAGAAATTACTTCTGCACGTAACTATGCCATGGGTGCCGGTGGTTTCTTTAAAGGGATTGATGCATTGCCGCTGACAGGGCAATACACGCACTATTCATTAGATAAAAAAACACAGAAACCAGACTATGTGACTGACTCAGCGGCTTCTGCTACCGCCTGGTCATCCGGTGTGAAAACCTATAATGGTGCGTTGGGCGTGGATGTGTTTGGTAAAGATCACGTCACGCTATTGGAACTGGCTAAAAAAGCGGGTAAAGCCACCGGTAACGTTTCAACAGCTGAATTGCAAGATGCGACTCCTGCGGCACAATTCGCCCATGTTACTGGTCGCAAATGTTACGGTCCGGAAGAAACCAGTGAGAAGTGCAGCACTAACGCATTAGAGAATGGCGGCCGTGGCTCCATTACCGAGCAAATGATTGAAGGGCGCGCAGATGTGACATTAGGCGGCGGTTCGAAATCATTCAGTCAATTAGCTAAAGCCGGTGAATGGAAAGATAAATCATTGCGTGATCAGGCTCTGGCCCGTGGTTATGTCATTGTCGAAAACCTTGATGATCTGAATGCAATCAAGCACGCCGACCAACAAAAACCGCTGTTAGGTCTATTCAGCCCAGGGAACATGCCTGTTCGTTGGCAGGGGCCAAAAGCGTCTTATCATGGCAATGTGGACAAACCGCCAGTTGTTTGTGAAAACAATGCTGAGCGAACTAAAGATATCCCTACCTTGGCTGTCATGACAGAAAAGGCTATTGACCTACTAAAAACCAACAAAAATGGTTTCTTCTTGCAAGTTGAAGGGGCCTCTATTGATAAGCAAGATCACGCAGCCAATCCTTGTGGCCAGTTTGGCGAGACTGTTGATTTAGACGAAGCGGTCCAAAAAGCATTGGAATTTGCCCGTGCTGACGGCAATACGCTGGTTATCGTGACTGCGGACCATGCGCATTCCAGCCAAATTATTGAAGCTGATGCCAAAGCTCCAGGTTTAACTCAGGCATTGACCACCAAAGATGGCGCAGTGATGGCTATCAGCTATGGTAATTCTGAAGATGATTCTCAAGGGCATACCGGTACGCAATTACGCATAGCGGCTTATGGTCCACATGCTGCAAATGTTGTTGGCTTGACCGACCAAACTGATCTGTTCTTCACCATGCGCGATGCAATGGCCATTAAATAA
- a CDS encoding N-formylglutamate amidohydrolase encodes MSNTTLFPLLREGEPPAAAIERPEGRSPFILLADHAGQRIPAQLGDLGLPAGEIDRHIGWDIGSLATAQRLSQYLDATLIHQCYSRLVIDCNRTPGIASSIPEISEHTRIPRNIGVTVEEAQARRAEVFQPYHDLITQTLNQRRDSGLPTVIISMHSFTPSFKNISRPWQIGTLFNRNPAFALQLVALLRQEDSLNVGINEPYAMTDATDFTLPFHAEQRQLPYVGIEIRQDLITQQDGQEQWAQRLARVLPQTLATYNHSK; translated from the coding sequence ATGTCCAATACCACTTTGTTTCCTTTATTACGAGAGGGTGAACCTCCCGCCGCTGCAATTGAACGCCCGGAGGGCCGCTCACCTTTTATCTTGTTAGCCGACCATGCCGGGCAGCGCATTCCCGCGCAACTTGGGGATTTGGGGTTACCGGCAGGGGAAATTGACCGTCACATTGGTTGGGATATTGGCTCACTGGCGACTGCGCAACGGCTTAGCCAGTATTTGGATGCAACATTAATTCATCAGTGTTATTCGCGTTTAGTTATTGATTGCAACCGCACCCCCGGTATTGCCAGCTCCATTCCTGAAATTTCGGAACATACGCGGATCCCGCGCAATATTGGCGTCACAGTGGAAGAGGCTCAAGCTCGTCGAGCTGAGGTGTTTCAGCCTTATCATGACTTAATTACACAGACACTTAATCAGCGCCGTGATAGCGGCTTGCCCACTGTTATTATTTCCATGCACAGCTTTACACCTTCTTTCAAAAATATTTCCCGCCCTTGGCAAATTGGCACTTTATTTAACCGTAACCCCGCGTTTGCATTACAGTTAGTGGCGTTGCTACGGCAAGAAGACTCACTGAATGTCGGGATTAATGAACCTTACGCCATGACTGATGCTACAGATTTCACTTTGCCATTCCATGCAGAACAGCGGCAGTTGCCTTATGTTGGCATCGAAATTCGGCAGGATCTTATTACCCAGCAAGATGGGCAGGAACAATGGGCGCAGCGATTAGCTCGAGTGCTACCGCAAACCTTAGCCACTTATAACCATTCAAAATAA
- a CDS encoding FNR family transcription factor, with protein sequence MIPEKRVIRRIQSGGCAIHCQDCSISQLCIPFTLNENELDQLDNIIERKKPIQKGQALFKAGDELKSLYAIRSGTIKSYTITEEGDEQITGFHLAGDLVGFDAISNLQHPSFAQALETSMVCEIPFDTLDDLSGKMPNLRQQMMRLMSGEIKGDQDMILLLSKKNAEERLAAFIYNLSRRFAQRGFSPREFRLTMTRGDIGNYLGLTVETISRLLGRFQKSDILSVKGKYITIENTEALAKLAGNPRPSL encoded by the coding sequence ATGATCCCGGAAAAACGCGTAATCCGACGTATTCAGTCTGGTGGTTGTGCAATCCATTGTCAGGATTGCAGTATCAGCCAGCTCTGTATTCCTTTTACTTTGAATGAAAACGAGCTGGATCAGCTCGACAATATCATTGAAAGGAAAAAACCTATTCAGAAAGGACAGGCGTTGTTTAAGGCAGGTGATGAACTTAAATCCCTGTATGCCATCCGTTCCGGGACTATCAAAAGTTACACCATTACTGAAGAAGGTGATGAGCAAATTACGGGTTTCCATCTGGCGGGCGATTTAGTCGGTTTTGATGCTATTAGTAACTTGCAACATCCAAGTTTTGCGCAAGCCCTGGAAACATCCATGGTCTGCGAAATCCCATTTGATACGCTGGATGACTTATCCGGTAAAATGCCCAATCTGCGCCAGCAGATGATGCGTTTGATGAGTGGCGAGATTAAAGGTGATCAAGACATGATCTTGCTGCTTTCTAAAAAGAATGCAGAAGAGCGTCTGGCCGCCTTTATTTATAACCTCTCGCGCCGCTTTGCTCAGCGTGGTTTTTCACCGCGTGAATTCCGTCTCACCATGACTCGTGGTGATATCGGCAACTATTTAGGTCTGACTGTAGAAACTATCAGCCGTTTATTGGGCCGTTTCCAGAAGAGCGATATTCTGAGTGTGAAAGGTAAGTACATCACTATCGAGAATACTGAAGCACTGGCAAAACTGGCGGGTAACCCAAGACCCAGTCTGTAA
- a CDS encoding DUF523 domain-containing protein: protein MESKPARILISACLMGKPVRYNGSALSVHDEIIQRWQDEGRLVLVCPELAAGMPVPRPPAEIQQGNGEAVLQGQARVIEQWGNDVSREFLQGAYQALELAQKHQCTLAILTEGSPSCGSSRIYDGHFNGTQRAGQGVTTALLRRHGITVFSHLQLEQADDFLRSGSQSRLKINQMS from the coding sequence GTGGAATCCAAACCTGCGCGTATCCTGATCAGTGCCTGTTTGATGGGAAAACCCGTGCGTTATAACGGTAGTGCTCTGTCAGTCCATGATGAAATTATTCAGCGCTGGCAGGATGAAGGGCGGCTGGTACTGGTTTGCCCTGAGCTGGCCGCCGGAATGCCCGTTCCTCGTCCACCGGCTGAAATTCAGCAAGGTAATGGCGAGGCGGTATTGCAGGGGCAGGCGCGCGTGATTGAGCAATGGGGAAATGATGTTAGCCGGGAATTCCTGCAAGGGGCTTATCAGGCATTGGAGTTGGCACAAAAGCACCAGTGCACATTAGCAATTCTCACTGAAGGTAGCCCATCTTGTGGCAGCAGTCGGATTTACGATGGTCATTTTAATGGCACTCAACGTGCGGGACAGGGCGTGACCACGGCATTGCTGCGCCGCCATGGAATAACTGTTTTTAGCCATCTTCAACTTGAACAGGCAGATGATTTTTTGCGAAGCGGTTCACAATCAAGGTTAAAAATTAATCAAATGTCATAA
- the ogt gene encoding methylated-DNA--[protein]-cysteine S-methyltransferase, with product METFLIDRMATPQGELLLIADEENRLRAIDWTDHYERLMKLLRNHYGVNTFTLVEKRNPGGLCDSMQRYFAGELSVIDDLPVKTAGTDFQRQVWEQLRKIPCGETITYGELAKRINRPTASRAVGMANGLNPISIVVPCHRVIGQQGALTGYAGGVERKRWLLMHEGYLLAR from the coding sequence ATGGAAACGTTTTTGATTGATAGGATGGCAACCCCTCAGGGTGAACTGTTGTTAATTGCAGACGAAGAAAATCGGCTACGCGCCATTGATTGGACCGATCATTATGAGCGACTGATGAAGTTGCTGCGCAATCATTACGGCGTCAACACTTTCACTTTGGTGGAAAAACGTAATCCTGGCGGTTTGTGTGACAGTATGCAGCGCTATTTTGCGGGTGAGTTGAGTGTTATCGACGATTTACCGGTAAAAACCGCCGGTACCGACTTCCAGCGTCAAGTCTGGGAACAATTGCGAAAAATTCCCTGTGGTGAAACCATTACTTATGGTGAGTTAGCAAAACGTATCAACCGCCCCACGGCGTCGCGGGCTGTTGGGATGGCGAATGGTTTGAACCCCATTTCGATTGTTGTTCCTTGTCATCGAGTGATTGGGCAGCAAGGTGCATTGACCGGTTATGCCGGTGGAGTGGAACGAAAACGCTGGTTATTAATGCATGAGGGATATCTTTTAGCACGCTAA
- a CDS encoding aldose 1-epimerase family protein, whose protein sequence is MTAKIALFREQFSRHEQEIYHSDNFTVTSFKYASGIEALKMTNSRGYVTVLPYYGQMIWDAEFDGHNLKMDNMFSQPKRGENIVDTYGCFAFHSGLLRNGCPSPEDDHVLHGEMPCAEIDQAWLLINGDQLALTGSVEYVKGFGDHYCAQPLVRLTAGSAQFDIEMKVTNLASIAMPLQYMCHMNYAYIPGATFRQNLPGSALKLRETVPAHVHPTPQWLQYNQQLRERPAGLTDLNEPEFYDPEIVFFADDLSQYVDKAEFFMLAPEGHRFVTRFSTEQFNYGTRWILYNGDQKVAAFILPATCRPEGYLAAKEKGTLLMLPPGESRHFSVTTGVV, encoded by the coding sequence ATGACCGCCAAAATAGCGCTGTTTCGTGAACAATTCAGTCGTCATGAGCAGGAAATTTATCATAGCGATAATTTTACTGTGACCAGTTTTAAATATGCATCAGGTATTGAAGCATTAAAAATGACCAACTCTCGGGGTTATGTCACTGTCTTACCTTATTATGGCCAGATGATTTGGGATGCAGAATTTGATGGTCATAACTTGAAGATGGATAACATGTTTTCTCAGCCCAAGCGCGGAGAGAATATTGTCGATACTTACGGTTGTTTTGCTTTCCATTCAGGTTTGCTGCGTAACGGTTGTCCATCACCTGAAGATGACCATGTATTACATGGTGAAATGCCTTGTGCCGAAATAGATCAAGCCTGGTTACTTATTAACGGTGATCAGCTGGCGTTGACGGGCAGTGTGGAATATGTGAAAGGGTTTGGTGACCATTATTGCGCTCAGCCGTTAGTCAGACTGACTGCGGGTAGCGCGCAATTCGATATTGAAATGAAGGTCACTAATTTAGCCAGTATTGCTATGCCTCTCCAATATATGTGTCATATGAATTACGCTTATATTCCAGGGGCCACTTTCCGTCAAAATTTACCGGGTTCAGCCCTAAAATTACGTGAGACAGTCCCTGCGCATGTTCATCCAACGCCCCAATGGTTGCAATATAATCAGCAATTAAGGGAGCGTCCGGCGGGGCTAACTGACCTGAATGAACCCGAGTTCTATGATCCGGAAATTGTTTTCTTTGCTGATGATCTTTCGCAATATGTTGATAAAGCAGAATTCTTTATGTTGGCTCCGGAAGGGCATCGCTTTGTCACGCGGTTTTCAACTGAGCAGTTTAATTATGGAACTCGCTGGATACTTTATAATGGTGATCAGAAAGTGGCCGCATTTATTTTACCTGCCACCTGTCGCCCTGAAGGGTATTTAGCTGCGAAAGAAAAGGGCACATTGCTGATGTTACCGCCGGGAGAAAGTCGTCATTTTAGCGTCACCACCGGGGTAGTCTAA
- a CDS encoding SDR family oxidoreductase, with protein MTNTTQLVAIVTGASRGIGAAIAERLARDGYAVLINYSRADDEAEELVRKIQQAGGNALSAKGDISDPAAVAQLFAKAETAFGGVDVLVNNAGIMSLSTVADSDDEHFDRQIAINLKGSFNGMREAAKRLRNGGRIVNFSTSVVGLKLEKYAVYAATKAAVETMTAILAKEMRGRNITVNAVAPGPTATDLFLNGKSTELIEKMAKMAPLERLGTPEDIAAAVSFLVGKDGGWINGQVLRANGGLI; from the coding sequence ATGACGAACACCACTCAGCTGGTCGCTATTGTGACAGGTGCATCAAGGGGAATTGGCGCGGCAATAGCCGAGCGTTTGGCAAGGGATGGCTATGCCGTTCTTATCAATTACTCTCGGGCTGATGATGAAGCTGAGGAATTGGTACGCAAAATTCAACAAGCAGGTGGAAATGCATTGAGTGCTAAAGGCGATATTAGTGATCCCGCCGCAGTTGCTCAATTATTTGCTAAAGCAGAAACAGCTTTTGGCGGGGTTGATGTTTTGGTGAATAATGCCGGGATAATGTCACTCAGTACTGTTGCTGACAGCGATGATGAACATTTTGACCGCCAGATTGCAATTAACTTAAAAGGAAGTTTCAACGGGATGCGGGAAGCTGCGAAACGGCTTAGAAATGGCGGCCGAATCGTCAATTTTTCAACTAGCGTCGTGGGGTTGAAGTTAGAAAAATATGCTGTTTATGCAGCAACTAAAGCTGCGGTTGAAACTATGACGGCAATCCTGGCAAAAGAGATGCGTGGCCGCAACATTACTGTTAATGCTGTTGCGCCAGGACCAACGGCTACAGACCTTTTCCTTAATGGTAAATCCACAGAACTTATTGAGAAAATGGCAAAAATGGCACCACTGGAAAGATTAGGTACTCCCGAAGATATCGCAGCGGCCGTGTCATTTTTAGTCGGTAAAGATGGCGGTTGGATCAATGGGCAAGTCCTGCGCGCCAATGGTGGCCTGATTTAG
- a CDS encoding HalD/BesD family halogenase, translating to MQKLAEIINMTANPINDPTFIAQSKSTLEAFGALVLSDFLLPQALDSIKCEGINHKHLAYYTANKHNVYLTKIDPEFAVDHPRNRLITSSKGCITDEDIPSNSALRALYNATDFQDFLCAVLGEKRLYPYADSLSSINLHYASQGQELGWHFDNSSFAITLLVQKPLAGGVFEYIEEMRDADKGEMNYSGVEKLLNHQITPKTLGIEAGDLVLFRGRNAIHRVTPTQGDITRMLVVLAYNAQPDISLSETARMTFYGRI from the coding sequence ATGCAGAAACTCGCTGAAATAATTAATATGACCGCCAATCCTATCAACGACCCGACATTCATTGCACAAAGCAAAAGCACCTTAGAAGCATTCGGGGCATTGGTTTTATCTGATTTCCTATTACCGCAGGCACTGGACAGTATTAAGTGCGAAGGGATAAATCATAAACATCTGGCCTACTACACAGCAAATAAACACAATGTTTACCTGACCAAAATTGATCCGGAATTTGCTGTTGATCATCCTCGGAATAGATTGATAACCTCATCAAAAGGTTGTATTACCGATGAGGACATCCCCTCAAATTCTGCGCTGCGAGCGCTGTATAACGCGACCGACTTTCAAGATTTTCTGTGTGCGGTCTTAGGTGAAAAAAGACTCTACCCTTATGCCGATTCTCTGTCTTCCATCAATTTACATTACGCCAGTCAAGGCCAAGAACTAGGATGGCATTTTGATAACTCATCATTTGCCATCACCTTATTGGTACAAAAACCTTTGGCGGGTGGCGTTTTTGAATACATTGAAGAGATGCGGGATGCCGATAAAGGGGAGATGAATTATTCGGGAGTAGAAAAACTATTAAACCACCAAATTACACCTAAAACGTTAGGTATTGAAGCGGGGGATTTAGTGCTATTTCGTGGCAGGAATGCCATTCATCGAGTCACACCAACACAAGGTGATATCACCCGAATGCTGGTGGTGCTGGCTTATAATGCGCAACCTGATATCTCATTATCTGAAACGGCGCGAATGACATTTTATGGCCGTATTTAG
- the rbsK gene encoding ribokinase has protein sequence MDIAVIGSNMVDLITYIDEMPQVGETLEAPGFEIGCGGKGANQAVAAARLGANVMMVTRVGDDLFAENTIRNLQQAGVDTQHVKAVAGTSSGVAPIFVDKSSQNRILIIKGANNHLLPADVEAAADTLKNCQLIILQLEIPLETVYAAIDFARQNNIKVILNPAPASKALDIGYACQCEFFMPNETELAILTGMPVDSLDNIYRAGRSLLDKGLHNLIITLGHRGSLWMHGEEIHHVPPVSVHAIDTSGAGDAFIGCFAHEYVRHGNILKAMEMASAFAAYSVTGKGTQRSYPDASQFIDFLKTLHQGK, from the coding sequence ATGGATATTGCAGTCATTGGCTCGAACATGGTTGACCTGATTACCTACATTGATGAAATGCCACAAGTGGGGGAAACATTAGAAGCACCCGGTTTTGAAATCGGCTGTGGAGGTAAAGGCGCGAATCAGGCGGTCGCGGCGGCTCGATTAGGGGCAAATGTGATGATGGTTACCCGCGTAGGTGACGATCTTTTTGCTGAAAACACCATAAGAAATCTGCAACAAGCGGGGGTTGATACTCAGCATGTCAAAGCGGTTGCTGGAACTTCCAGTGGTGTAGCACCTATTTTTGTCGATAAATCGTCTCAAAATCGTATTCTGATTATTAAAGGGGCCAACAATCACCTATTACCGGCAGATGTTGAAGCTGCGGCTGATACTTTAAAAAACTGCCAACTGATAATTCTACAACTTGAAATCCCACTGGAAACTGTCTACGCCGCTATTGATTTTGCACGACAAAACAATATCAAAGTTATTTTGAATCCAGCGCCAGCCTCCAAAGCATTAGATATTGGTTACGCCTGCCAATGTGAATTCTTTATGCCTAATGAAACGGAGTTGGCCATTTTGACCGGGATGCCCGTCGATAGCTTGGATAATATTTATAGGGCAGGGCGCAGTTTGTTAGATAAAGGTCTGCATAATCTGATTATTACTTTGGGGCATCGTGGTTCTTTATGGATGCATGGCGAAGAAATACATCATGTGCCGCCGGTTAGTGTCCATGCCATTGATACCAGTGGTGCGGGAGATGCTTTCATCGGTTGTTTTGCCCATGAATACGTCCGGCATGGAAATATATTAAAAGCCATGGAAATGGCTTCTGCTTTTGCTGCATACAGTGTCACCGGCAAAGGAACGCAACGTTCTTACCCTGACGCGTCGCAATTTATTGATTTTTTAAAGACCCTACACCAAGGAAAATAA
- the sbmC gene encoding DNA gyrase inhibitor SbmC: MTFKIVEKPSQHVVSIRLVGPYHETIPQGFDQLSSLYTQYQIPGKDWLALYWDNPETNPPAELRADVSLSVADDYVLPAELSGQLQLQVIPAGLYAVYHARVTDDDYAKAWGELYHHHLPQSGYRPAEGACYEVYLNDGRTDGYFDIDIYQSVEKSQ, from the coding sequence ATGACATTTAAAATTGTTGAAAAACCCTCGCAACACGTTGTGAGTATCCGACTTGTCGGGCCTTATCACGAGACCATCCCGCAAGGTTTTGACCAGTTGTCATCACTTTATACCCAGTATCAAATTCCCGGAAAAGATTGGTTAGCACTTTACTGGGATAATCCGGAAACCAATCCTCCGGCGGAGCTGCGAGCAGATGTGTCATTATCTGTCGCTGATGATTATGTCTTGCCAGCCGAGCTCAGTGGCCAGCTACAGTTGCAGGTAATTCCCGCTGGTTTATATGCGGTGTACCACGCCCGAGTAACAGACGATGATTATGCCAAAGCTTGGGGGGAATTGTATCACCACCATCTGCCGCAAAGTGGTTATCGCCCAGCAGAAGGTGCTTGTTATGAGGTTTACCTCAATGACGGCAGAACTGACGGCTATTTTGATATCGATATCTACCAATCCGTCGAGAAAAGTCAATAA